The nucleotide window CAAGGCTGGCGACAAGCAGAGTTCGTGGCAAGTAATGAAGAACTCTGGACATGGATTAATCTGTAGCGTAGTtgatcaaggcacggagaaggcaggcagggtcgatcaaagcaatggtcagagcacggagaaggcaggtgtagtcaatcaaggcaatggttaGGGCATGGAgtaggcaggcgtagtcaatcaaggcaaaggtcagagcatggagaaggcaggcgtggtcaaacgtagcaaaggtccagagttggagataggctgaagagtggtCAAACGTAGCGAAGGaccggggttggagataggctgaagagtagtcaaacaaagccgAGTCGAAATCCAGAAAGTTAGTCCAACatatagacagggcaggaacaaggaagactggaaccgggaaccacaggaaacaggaacacaacgTAGAgacgattctctatcagcaatgagtatgaggagtacgaggagacctgttgcaaagacaatgctatggagcgaggcctgagcttatatacactgaagagtctgacgtcagcatctggggctgcggccaagttcccgccgcggaccctttaaaagaatcagcgatgcgcgtgcgcctagggaggggcgcagcgccgATTGCGGCGCCTCTCTGCAGGCCACGTAGAGAGACCcgacgagcagggacatcttgtctggcaacactggggaccgtGGCAGATCTGGAGACACCAGAGGCAACCCTGAGGTCGGAGCTGCCGGTCCACCGCCACCAGTGAAGAGAAACCAGGAGCtggaggtgagagggccgcgtgCAGGTCTGCCACAGGCGGCACTCATAACATataagaaagagagcatgtgtgtaattcagtgattgagagcctatgtaagtgagagaaagagaatgtgtgtgactgagagaaaggagaaatttgcaaacaacttctcctcctcctcctaattcacaacaatctcagggcacctggaaatcgaaCGTGTCtagatatggagagcagagcattttttaatccttattatttttaattattaggtctttgtgtctgctgtttttaaatattttgtgtccagaaatgttttatatgagtttttaattattggatattccattcatcagctggcTTGAAATaatatgttctttttattattattattattattattattattatggttttactgctattgattttatatttcttgttttatgtTATGAGGACTGGTGttgcttctctttttcctttgttgcactgcatacagagactctggcttgttgtggtttccagttcagtttttgactacatgtttctatttatgctttatggtctctttattctttgttaggtgatggtctgcacatgtgattgaggtgaggtattctgctgcacatagtttctaggtagggctctatagcagcctggcttgttccattttcctaataaggtaagatggttactgtttgagggctggaagttggtgctgttctggtatgggaggttcacTACTTATAAAATttatgttcagagagagtactcttatttttcccttgtatcattcttaacaataaaagtaacatggggcctttttttttaattatttctgctgtagattgtaatgagcagtgtttcacgtatgtgagaaccatctttcaggtgtgtcccaaccaaaaaaaggttgagatccACTGGCATACAAGTctgtcttgttgcagtttccagttcagtttttgcctgcatgtttctatttatactttatggtctctttattctatatttggtgagggtctctttgcatatgtgaccgaggtgaggtattctgctaatgtgtagtttctgtgtagggatctatagcagccaggcttgttctgttttcctaataggaggaatattggtgttttagggcctggtgtaatatttatagtgttgccttttctacataggtaggtttgttactgtttgattactggtagtttgtgctgttttggtatgagaggcttagtatattgtaattgttcttcagtttactcatggctttctgagggccaaacccacacccaacatatgatcttcttttggaacgaagGTATATTaaaagcctaaataaataaattaaataaataggccCAATACCGTATggatccaagtgtctttttttgcagggtgttTTGGTTGCCATCACAgcggtgcatgtaaatataatgtatatattattgtaagtgatttttatctcagaagactgcattttgtcctttttcatgtaaaatctgtttttattaatgCGTATATatattgaattgtgtgtgtgtggggggggagggtgtaacCGGGGATAGaggtggggggtgcaaggctgtaaggttagCCTAGGGCATTTAACAGCCCTGCACTGGCCCTGTaattaatttgttgtatttctttctccttccctctttACCTAATCCACCCATCTGAGCTACAGCACCCACTCCCTCTGTGGAATCTGTgacagctatttatttatttatttgaaactttttatataccggtattagtatgcatacatcataccggttcacattgtaactaaaggcagaaattacaatcaacagggaggggaaaacaaggaggattatacaaagagcagggggcatagaaattagagcattaaaactgtaacggGCTATTTATAGGACTATATACAAATTTAAGCAGGTTACTTACAGGAAAAGTGAAAAGGAGGGTTCAATAAGGCAGGGGTTtgtaggggagggggtggaggagggggtggagaaATTAGTtagggtggaggggggaggaggtgaagATTAGTCTGTTAAACTAAACCACTCTAATAAGGCAGTCAATCTAGACTGAGGATCCCTGTGATTACAGATCCTTCTGCCTCCAATTTCTGCACATCCGCACTGAAAATGTAGCCAGTTTGTGGTAATGCACCTGAAATATTATAGCTGTATTAGCGTCCCTTTTAAATTGCCAGACAATAAGAAAGGCCCTAGACCCAGAGCTACAGTTCTCTGCACCTGTATTCTAAGACACCATCATGCGACCTCCAATcaaattgttttacattttcctttgaggTAGCCTGAGAATGTCAGGTCCATTGATAGCTTCAGCTGCTCCATTttccttctgtttgctttatcGTATGGTCCTTTCTTTTCATTCTCACACATTACCCCTGGTACCCGGTGTTGTTTTTGTTGCATTTAAGTGAAGACATATTGCACAAAGCTGTGGGAACAATATGGTTTAAGAAGACAGCCATAAGCAGTTAAAATGTAGAAACTGAATCTCAGCATACTCTGATGTGAAAGGGGTCAACAGTCAATCTTTCTTTTTAAAGGCACTAATACAacttaagtggattttcagatTTCTTGTTGATCTTCCTATTGCTTTAAATTCCCCGCTTCTTGTCCATATTCTCAGTTTGGTTACTCACCCATTTTCCAGCAGTGTCAGGCAGATCATCTCCCTTATTTCTGGGTTCTCAGCCTTCTCCAGGGTCAGACCTTGGAGGTCCCAGTTCCCCACCCTCACCACATTTCTCCCTGCATAGGACCCAATGAAAGGCTGTGCTAGGGATTTCATAGATAATGTGGATTTTGGGGTGCTAGGTGGAACTCCTGCATTTGTATTTTGCATAGTCTGGCGCGTATCCTCATCACATCTCTGGGACCCTTCCCACTTGAAGTCTGCATAGACTGTGGCCGGCCTTGGCATTGCAGCTGTTATGAAGGGTTTAATATGCGTCAGTGCCACAGAATCCATACCATTAACATTCTGTAAATCTTCCACTTGCCGAAATGCTCCATGCTGGCTCCGATAGAGCAGGATGGCTAAAGCAAGCTCCTCTGAGATGCCTCTTGTTTGGAGCAGCTGCTGTAGAGTAGCTGTATTCACGTTCACTTTTGTGCTGGAAAGTAAATCGCAGCTGGATAGGCTGGTGCGGAGCAGAGAGGGTTGAACAGCCTCTACACAGATCTCGGGACGCAGCTGCTGCATCTTCTCTGCCCCAAAACCTGTCACTAGTGACAGGTCCTCCACCTTCCGGAATCCACCTAATCTACGTCGATAAACCGTTATACTGTGTGCCATAGCTCTGCTGATGCCTGGTAATGTCATTAGCTCTTCCTCTGAAGCCAGATTGATATTGACCCGATTACTGCCGTCAAGCAGCGAGTCAGAAGCATGGTCAGTGAACTTTGAGTGTTTTTTCTTGGGTTTATTGACACAGCTTCTTTGGTGGCATTTCAGGGTCTGCCCCATGATTCTgtagaaagaaagggaagaagcAAAAGAATACATTGAAAAACAAATGTGTGCTTTGAATTTTTCATATTTCAGCTGTTCATGTTCCAAGCCAACAGAGGgttggcctgatttactaaaaaGAAATTATCCAACATGGCCTGCATGAAAAAGATGCAAAATTCTACTCAGGATCTAATCTTCTTGTGCCTGGATATCAAGAAATGGAATCGCTCTTCAGTTCATTTTATACTTGATACTGAAACCtaatggtgaagaagaaaactttGCTTCAGAGGGAAAGCAATTTTAAGTAGCCTGACCTCAACAGTCCAAATCATTTCCTACCCTATCTCATCATGGATACTTATATCTCTTCAAGTGACTTATATCACCTGTAACTATGCCCTAACAGAAGGTTCTGATTCTATATAGGATTTAGTTAATTTCTGTGGTCTCTCTCTGGCACACCTCAGTTTTTGTTGCTTACTAGGAAGCTTGCGTGATTCCTAAGAACATTTGCCTTGAATTGCTGATCTATTGTATTTAAAGTCCCACCCAACCTGCCCCATAGCCATCTACCCCAGTTCCTTTTTTCTTATATAAGGGCCGATGTAGTAAGACCCATGGTGAAATCGGTGCTAGTTATCTGTGCGTACCTTTTTCAGTGCGTGCAACAAAAGCAGGTGCCTCCACAGGAAATAATAAAGGCTGCATATGTAAATGAGATGCGTACAGAAAATTCACACTGCTGTTAAACCTGTGCAGAAAAGCATGCACAAGCACGTGCTCACAGCCCTAGGTAATAAACTGCACACAAACCGACACCAAAAACGGCATTAATGTGGTGACCAGCAAGtgattctcgggggggggggggggggggggaaactgtgACGAAATTAGTAGTCGTGGAACTGAAGGTTCTCCTTCATGTTCCGTTTCTGACCATGTGGCAGCTGTTCCTGCAGAGGCCGGTAGGCACAGGtaatgcagcagagattttttCTGCCGACCCACAGAATGAAACAGATATctggaaaaagtgaaggtaatCCATGAGCACCTCAGAGCTACACGGACAACCACAATAATACCAGCAAAACCGGTCTACAAACACATGCTTTAACTTatctcctgccctgacccaggcgctaaaaaAAACACTTACAAAACCCACGCTAACCGATGCACGCCTTACTGCATAGCCCATAAATAATTAATTTGCCTTATTTGCATGGATTAGCGCTAAACCCACCTGCGATTTTTTAAGCAGGTTTCTGTGTGCGTTTTTCTCGCACTGAACATGCCATTACATACCCGCCTAAGGCTAGCATGGGAAAAACACACGCAGAAACCCATGCAAgtacacacaaaaacccactgcAGCTTTAGCActgcttattacattggctcctTAGTGTTTTAGAAAACAGAGGATTGATTTCTTGCAGCTTTACTCAGATAACATAGTCCCTATCTTCAGTTAATTCTACCTAATAAACAAATAATCAAAACCAGGTGAGTTAactgaaataaaggtcaacaaataaggTACAAGTgagattggtttttttttgtttaattcaatACCTTTTTGACTATCTTTTGAAAGCTCTGTTCTTTGCATCAGACCAGTGAAGAAACAGCAGAATAAACAGAACATAGTCAGCTAGGCATGAGGCGATCTTCCTGTGCCATTATGGTTCAGTAGGGATGGGGAGCATTGACATATACATTTACTGAGGGTAATGTACCTCCATCATTCCAGAACTAATCTAagaccaaaaacatttttttgtcatTTGAATGACCTCATACTGGGCATCATCGAGAATGCTGAATAGCATAATGAATTTTCTCTGCCAATGATTTAAACATAGGTCATGAAATGCAGTTTTTATAATGCTTAGTGTGGCATGCTTTCAAAACGTGTGTGGCAAAATAACCAAAAATTTCCATTTAAATTTTCTCAGAAAAAATATAGCACTTCCATTTCTTGTGAGGTGAAATGAAAGCTACTTAGCTTCAAAGAAACACCTGTTGACCCAGTGCATTCAGAGGCTTTCTGCAAAACTGCCCGACACAGTCCATGTTTCAACTGAAACCTTCATCATGGGGCCGAATGTGTCTGTAGGAACaattattaaaaaattataaCACATTTTTTACTTCAGCAAGGCACAAAAACGATCATACTAATGTGTTAGTGCTTCAGCGGCAATTCACCGGCCATCCGGTAATGTGAGTCTTCTACTGGAGGGGCCGCACatacgccatttttaaaggtctCCCAGCCAATGCAGGACAACCACGTGTAAAATTGCAAAACTGACGTCACAGCTTGTCAAAATGTGAAACTGATTAGTTGTCTTAAATAATGGTGTACCACTCGATTGTGGCATTTAAGCTAGCAGGATGAACACAGTTCAATCGGTATATCCATCTTTGTTCATGAAAATTTAGTAAAGCTTGTGGATTTCCCTCCTGCTAGTAATTTGAATGCTATCTATGACCCACCACTTCAAATCCACAAACATGTGCATATTGAATGCAATGAGATACTATTGGAGCTTGAATCTTTGCTGTAGTCAAACTACGATGTTCTGTAAGACGTGTATGAATTGGCCGTTTGGTTCTGCCTATATAATATTTGTTACAAGGGCAAATGATCATGTAAATTACATGAGAGGTAGTGCAATCTGAGTAAGCCCTTGCTATATAGGTATTGCCCATATGGTCAGTCCAGGACTGTCCTGATAAGGTTTGAGCACACTTCCTATGTCTGGCCCATTTTTTACACAGCCAATGTCCCATAGGACTGTCAGTGGACAGAGATACTTCAGGTCGTAGAAAAGAATGAGTCAAAAGGTCCCGTAAATTCTTGCCCCGACTATATGCAATAATTGGAAAATCTGCAAAAATTTTAGGACATGCCAATATTTATGAACAATGGCTGCTGTTATGAATCgttgcccgcgggtccccccgcgagcaggcactcaccgtTGCTGTTCCTCTTTGCCCAACGCGGCACGAACGCTGCCAAGGTCGGGCCTTGCCATGCAGCTGGAGCCACGGATTCGATCTCTccctgcagcccggaggctgcccgaACACGTCTTCTTCACCGCTGCCAGAGCCGCGGACTTGTCTGCCCTTCCTCATGCGGCATGAAGCCGCCACCGACGTCAACTTGATCTTCGCGGCCAGGAagccgcagccccgggctggagtagcggctggagttgcccccagggcctcctgcagcggctggagccgccgccgTCATTGAGGCCTGcctctcaggccagccctgccacCTGCGTGAAGCGGTCGGTGtaggccgctgtccgtggtcctgcacaagttcctgcttccttcttaggcgccggcgtgcatctctctgctggatttaaagggccagacataggaagtgtgctggccccatctagggagtggacttcctgctccagccctataaagggctgctccatcacttcagtcttcgccttgcatcggagttacttcactctggaggctcctgtctgccagagctccataaggtcttcttcgtggagctcctcttcgtttcgtctcttcatgtcaagtcatgtttgtgcctgaggtccccgtccaagTGTCCTtgtgtctcgtcttgatcctccgcttcctgatgtcccaggttccttggtgtcctacccttcttggtgtttggttcagcgctcctgagccttctgataCCTGTCAGATCCgactccctcggatgacgtctttcccgagcgtggagcaGCCTGCAGGTGGACCAGTGtcttgtgctcctgagccgtcatgtcctgccagcctttgtggtgcttcgggcgacatctggctccgtcgtcggagtcccacctcaactggattcttccctgcgcttgtcccgttctcagcgtggtccgtgaccagcctcctcaggctgtgtagggcgtgcagtgggacaagGTGGTCTGCGActagtcccgcgggtggactgtgtaggacgccctgagagacagtgccaatgtccttccacccagcttctcgtctcgtctggacttcgtcaagttcttcgtctcatcctggatgctgttgcatcagtcttggtatcatgtcaatgTCTTGCTCCTGAAgttgtcgcatcgaccctggtccgggatgccctcgcatcgaccattggtccgagatgtcttcgcatcagccttggtgccatgtcttcagctaccttggtgtcatgtcttgtgctagtcctcgtctctgatgccatccacatcagccttggtgtcatgtcttcgtctgcgatgccgttgcatcgatcttggtgttatgtcttcgtgtcaaggcctgtctgccctcgccctcaggccaggcctgctgccccatgccgatccaagcagcaggtccgaaagggctcggaatggtcggatgaccattcacattccaacatcatcctgttgttggccttgggagcttgcaggcctggcagagggtaagaccgtctgccatagTGGAACACGTcgtcaaccctcggtttggtcctggatctgtctggggtcgggctgaggcccaaggccACACTAAATCACCCCGTTatctaacagaatgcaaggccatgtgcctgACGGTGGTGCCCCGCCAATGGATccgccttgttccagagtcttgtttgttcctggactggttttgggactgaaacatttttttttcaggactttctttgtgttacgacctgctggaggcgccagctttgcctttgttacgacctgctggaagcgcctgcatccagaccatttTGTCATGTTGGCCAGTTTGGGGtctttacgacctgcaggaggcgcctgcacccctactGGTGTTGCTAGTTTTTTGCccaccctgggttccctcccccaggccTTCTTGGTGTTTCTTGGTGCTTCTTGTCTTGgtcttgtttgttgtttgttatgCCTTGTTCTTTGTTTGTTGTTCATTTGTTCTGTTCTGTTTGTTCTTCGTTTGTTTTGTTACCATTTGTTACTTTCCGGTTATGAGTTTCCCATCCTCCTCATTCCCATGTTTCGTTCCCTCGTTTTCCTTCCCTCGCTTTTCGCTCTTTCGCTTTCTGCTCTCTTGCTCCTTGCTtgcttgctctctgctcccttgctccctcttttgtgttttttgtattgtTGGTCGTGCGGTCGCTGTTCGCGTGGTCTTCGCTCTCTCGGTCTCATGTTCCCTTGGTctcgtgttccctcggtctcatGTTCTTTGGTCTCTCATCATTGTCTTCTTATGTTCTGTGTTTCTACTGTTCTTGCTCTGTTTCATGCTGTCCCTGGATATACCAGCTTCAattttttggaccctcgaatGCCTCCATCCGGTATGGACTGCTACCCTTATCCTCGAACTGTTAataggaggtttgaggaggggggctttgaggagggggtactgttatgaatcgttgcccgcgggtccccccacgagcaggcactcaccattGCTGTTCCTCTTCACCCGACGCAGCACGGATGCCGCCAAGGTCGGGCGCTGCcgtgtggctggagccgcggattCGATCTCTCCCTGCGGCTCGGAGGCTGCCCGGAGacgtcctcttcaccgcggccggagccacggacttGTCTGCCCTTCCTCATGCGGCACGAAGCTGCCACCGACGTCACCTTGATCTTCGCGACCAGGAGGCCGCAGCCCTGGGCTGCAGtagtggctggagctgcccccggggcctcctgcagtggctggagccgctgccgtcatcgagGCCTGcctctca belongs to Rhinatrema bivittatum chromosome 7, aRhiBiv1.1, whole genome shotgun sequence and includes:
- the LOC115095289 gene encoding endonuclease/exonuclease/phosphatase family domain-containing protein 1-like isoform X3, with the translated sequence MGQTLKCHQRSCVNKPKKKHSKFTDHASDSLLDGSNRVNINLASEEELMTLPGISRAMAHSITVYRRRLGGFRKVEDLSLVTGFGAEKMQQLRPEICVEAVQPSLLRTSLSSCDLLSSTKVNVNTATLQQLLQTRGISEELALAILLYRSQHGAFRQVEDLQNVNGMDSVALTHIKPFITAAMPRPATVYADFKWEGSQRCDEDTRQTMQNTNAGVPPSTPKSTLSMKSLAQPFIGSYAGRNVVRVGNWDLQGLTLEKAENPEIREMICLTLLENGISLLAMQEVLEELTLEKICREMEEPSLLAIKDWPGPRGSWRYIIPESDDETQEVERVAFMWDTSSGLELVSAITLEMELSEKGQRMHCKPLLGHYKVDKLNFKLLNISLKPAGKMGEISCHRAVHLQDLKPYLKGRWGVIQDGLRSLKILDCGSMKGANSQHYPLWVEFYRQ